The nucleotide window CACTCTCGACGAGCTTTTTTGACTgacacacgtacgcacgcgCTAGTCAGAAGAGAGAATGGAGAGGGGCGATCCCCGTGGGCATTCTCGTTCTCAACAAGAGCGGATGCGCTTTTAAAAGAAAAGCGCGCGCATGTGTACCGTGCAAAGTGGAGCGTGTGGGGAAGGGTGAGTGTACCGAGGACAAGAAAACACAGAAGGGGTGCTAGGAAGGATGACGGCAAGCCTTGTTCGCAAGATAAGATGCGCCTTTCTCGTTTCCTCAGCTATGTGTTCGTGTATAACGTTGGAAACCCAAGTTCTAAGTATACAGTTATCAACGCCGGTTGCTCGTCAATGAGGTCAACGCCGCAAGCTccaaaagaaagagagtgCACACTTTTCCATgaaagaggtgaggaagGTAGGAGAACCCATCGAGTGAACtggcagagggaggggggaaggggacaTGAGCAAAAATTAAAAAGACAGAAGAGACACCCGTTTCTCACTTTTCTGCGCTGACACCGGCACAGCCGCCACACACCGAAATACACAGGCGGCGAGGTGGCACAGACTATCAGCGGGGCTTTCCCTGCACACGCTCCTTGAGGAAGTCATTTTCCATGACGAGCTTTTTGTTGCGCACCGTCAGTTTCTCCACCcgcgtctcctccagcagaaGTTGTTTGCGCATCTCctcgcgtcgctgcgccagTGCGCTGACACTGCTCTTCGACTCCTCCTGCACTGCCTTCAGCTTCTGTTTCACCTCAGCCACCTCACTCTTGAGATCCTCGCACTGAGCGCGAAATTTCtccagccgctgctccagctgGCGGCGGTCTGCCTCAAGTGACTGACACTTGTCTGCGAGCGTGTGGCGGTTGCCCGaggctgcaccgccgctctGAATGGCGGCAATCAACAATACGGTGTCGCTGTATGAGCAGGTAAACTTCGGCGACAGATGCGGAACAAGCAAACGCAGCTCGTAAAAAGCGGCCTCGTCGCACTCCTCCCACATGTGTGACGCCGCCTCCATCGGCTTCCACGGCGACAACGGCCGCGAggaacggcggcggcgtgcagcTCTCTGACGCCCCGCAGAGGTCTCCGTCCGCGTAGCGCGATACTCTGCTTCCAGCTGTTCTAGTCGCTGTGCCTGAGCAGTCGATgtcagcagcggtgtgtgGGAGCTTGACCTGATGGTCGGCACCTCTGGAAGGCTATCGTCATCGCTGTCGAAAAGCATTCGTAAAGCTAAACTGTAGACGTCACTCGGACCTGCATTTTATAAGTCGGTCGAGGCACAAGTCGCAGTGCTCTGTCAGAAGGAAAAAAGCCAGGTGTGACGCTATGCAGTGAATACAGTACCGCCTACCTCAGTAGCGAGTAGGTGCCAGTCCGGGGCACACCAGCagtgcacatacacacacacacacacacacagaaactTCTTGTGCATGTCGTGTTCGGAGAGAAGTTGTgtgtggagaaggggggaccGGCACGATAAAGTGAGTAGCAAGAGATTTAGTAACGGAGGCCAGTCATCACTACCGCTTGCTCGTACCTTCCAATGTTTGGCGGATGAGGACGCGGNNNNNNNNNNNNNNNNNNNNNNNNNNNNNNNNNNNNNNNNNNNNNNNNNNNNNNNNNNNNNNNNNNNNNNNNNNNNNNNNNNNNNNNNNNNNNNNNNNNNAACNNACGACCTTCAGCCGCGCTGTGTGTTCTTGATCTTGTTCAGTAGTTTCTGCTCGATGCCGCCAAACGTCATACTGGGAACCACCTCGACGTTGTCGTCCTGCACGATGCAGTCGAACTCGGAGCTAGACGTGAAGACGCCCTGCAGCAGGTCCGCTGTCACACCGTCGTGCACCAGCTGGCGAGAGCGCATCTTGAGCGCAAACAGTGGCGCGTAGCCATCGTCAACCTCCAGTAGCGTCTCGAGAAGGTTCATCTTGGTGTTTTGATATACCTTGAAGTACCCACGTAGCTTGATGAtgtcctgctgctgctgcaccgcacgACGGAACATccgcgcctgcagctcgcgACCCTCCGACCCCTTCACCGGCAAGCCGTCCGACGGCGGCACAGTGAGGAACTTGGGACTACAGCGGTCGAACACGTCACGGAAACGCTCCTCGTCGCCGGTGCGCAGGCTTTCGCGGTCGTCCTCAAAGGCAGCCACCTTGCGGCTGTCAAGGTACGAAGTGAGGTTGCTTATCGGCATGCCACCGAGCACGCGAGCGCAGACGTACATGTATGCCGCGTCCTGCTGCACGCGCTCTGAGAAGCGACGGCCGTTCAGCTTCACTGTAACACAGCGGCGAAAGGCGTTGCTGGCGTCCTCGAAGCGGTGGATCATCAGATAGCTGAAGCCGATATGGTAGAACACGGAGACGGCGCATGGCGACACGCGCGACAGCACGGCACGGCCCTTGTTGTACACGTCGAGGGGCTCCAGGTCTGTGAGTGCAGAGTAATAGTCACCAAGCAGCACGTTCAGCTTCGAGTTGGTGACGATTGCGTAGAATCCGCTAAGAGCACCAGTGTTCGGCCCGCGGTGGATGTCGTCCAGGAAGTCCGGTTCCTTCATCAGCTCAAACAGGCGCGAGTTGTCGACGACCTCGTTGAGAAGGCGTGACACCTCCGGCACAGCCCAAGTGCCCTCTGAAGCAAAGACCTTCTGGTACACTACCGTCATCTGATAAAGGAACTCGTCAAAGATGTCCCACAACATCCAGTTTGGCAGCTCGTAGCTCTTGAGCAGCGGAAACAGGTCGCTGTACGTCCTCCACGCCCCCTCCGCGTCGGGCGCCCGCACGGAGCGGTTATCCATAAACAAGTGTTTGTAGAAGAGGAAACTGTAGACCAGCTCCGCCATCCGGTTACCGCGGAAGCACGAGGACACCTGCTCGAGTCGGAGCGCCGGCCAAGACCGGAACTGGCCATGGCCGGCCATGTAGTAGTTCTTGGTTAACGCATCAAACTGCGACTCGTAGAGCTCGTgcatcgccgccgcgtcgcggCGCTCCACCGCGCGGTTCAGTCCACGGAAGAACTGGTACACATCGCGGGGAATATCGGTCTCAATATCGGGGTTGGTCGCCATCTTTTCGAAGCCCCGTGTGagtctcctttttctctttcaggAGCGCAGCGTGCGAGTGAGCGACGAGttggaagagggaaaaacaaaCGTCGAAGGTAACACGACTTGATACGACCACCACGAGTTGATGCACGCAGATGCACCTTGAAAGCGGGAAAAGTGAGGTGGAAGGTAGGCAGGAGTGAATCACTGCGCAGTTGTGGGTTTGTGgttgaggaagagggggggtcACCGGTGGTGTTGGTAGAGACCCGTTGGTGCatggcagcagccgcagcaggtgAAACAGCGCCAAcgacaacaaaaaaaaaacgaagcggagagaaaagggaagtAGAGGAGAGTAGGCGGTACAAACGGCGCAATGCCGCCATCTGAGGTGAAagaagacacgcacaccaccgcgTGGGTCGTTCAAGCCCCGATGCGGGGCACAGAGGTGATGACAACGCACTGATGCTCCCTGCTCCTGCAGTAGAAGACTGTGCTTGAATATGACGCACATCGCCATAAGGAGCGGAAACACCCACTCCATGCTATGCCTCTTGCTCGCACACCTCACCTTTACGCGCGACAAGTTGTAGAAAGGTAAGAATAAAGCGAGGTGTAGGGAGGTGGCTTCATTACAGGGGTGCCGTTCTGTTGTGTTGGACCAAGGTACCGCTGATGTGGTGTTTTGCCTGCGTACAGGGAGCACCTCAGCCATAGTCGCAGGAAAAATAAACGACGCTGAGCCAATAGGCAGGAGAGCATAGATGAAGAACGAGACGCGTGcacgcgcatacacacacacacgtgcgtgtatggAGCACTCGAGAGAGGGGTACACATCGGGAAAAGagcaacaaagaaaaagtaAAGAGAATAGAAGCGCCTGCAGTTCCCTTGAATGCCAACAGCAAGAGGCCCCTCACCCCTTCCAAAGAGCGCGGCTCTTCTTGCTGCAACTCACTTCTACACTCGATTTGTCTTTCTTCGCTCCCCTCGCCACTGCGCACGCCGCAACCAGCCAGGCAAAGCGCTCCACAGCTGGTACacaaggaaagaaagaaacaaCACACGGAtaagcgaagaaaaaggtacgcatacatacacgcaaagacgcacgcgcaccctCTCCATCTCCGCTGGCAGGGTATGCGGTCCCCCTTCACATAAAAGAGCAAGCGAGAATAAGTAATCAAAAATTGATGGCGCGGACACACAGCAGGAAAGAGTCGCAATCAGACGCGCCACGGTCCTCTCTCGCCTTGCACAACTGGGATGATTGTTGCTTTCCCTCTGCTCctttccacacacacacacacacacacacacacttggGATGTATTCTCGCCTGCCCGCGCCCAAGACCGACTCAAGGCAGAACGCGCGCAGACGTACGCGAAAGATGGTGCCTGGATTGAGAAGGGatgcgcgcatgtgtgtagAGCGATGCTCGAAGAGGAGGCACAGACGAGCAAACACAACAAACCAAACAGACCGTGCAGCTCGtcgagcaagagagagagagagagactgaaGATATAGAGCAGCCCATTCACTTAAGTGAGACAGGGCACTCCACACGTACCCCAAGAAGAGAGCACCGCACATGCCAACGCACTTCCTACGCCAACACCAGCACCACGTGAcgtttcctcccctccccccaccccaccccacccgcaGGCCTTTTATTTTTCTGATTTGGTACGTTCTCTTTGCGGGACCAATTTGAGCACACGCACGGGTGTGCACGCATATGGATCGTTCTCAGATGAATAGGCGGAGAGACCTGATAGAATCGAGGTGTGAAACTGaaagcggagggagggaggtggtgaaggaggggggggggggggcaaagaagagaacaaaaggagaaaaacaGACAACAGTCAAAGCAAACTACGCGAGCTGTGCGAAATCGTCTTCGGAGGAAAATGGAGTGGGAAAGATAGCAGGCGGTGAAGAAACAAACGAAGCGACAGAAAATGCAAACGTTGAGGCGGTCCTCTGGTCGTCAAAGAGAACACTTTTGATGACCGTGATGCTTCTTTTCGCGTCTTCGTGTGGCGTTTGTTTTTGGCTCAGTCGCGCGTGAGGTGCCACAGTGATGGCGATGGCCTTGATGTGacgatgtgctgctgcagttgcACATCCGCTCTTCGACGTGCAGGCACCCAGGTAACACCGCATGACACCGTCGCCCCACATGGCATCACGCTTTGAAAGAGAACGAATTACAAGCACATGAGCCAGAACAAAGGGGAAAGGCGGAAAGGAAAAACGTTTGACATCGCTAGAgatggtggaggtggggagcgggagaagaaACCACACAGCGACAGGAAACCGAGGCCACTGTCTTATCACTAACAATCATGACGACGCCTCCGCAATTTGTCCCTTCATCACGCTTGTTTCGGGCCGTTGTTTCGCACCGTTGAGAGTCTCACCCTCATATATCACGTGAATGACAAACTGcgccaaagaaaaaaaaagagaagcaaatcGATAGGGCCGTCAGCCCAGAGAGTGTGGTTGGCGTTGCATCCGTGTGTCCGGCAACAGCGATAGAGTCTGTGAGTGAGTCCGGTTCGGAGTGTATGACCTATACAACCAAAAGACTACCACCCAGTCCGCTTCCTACCCAATTTCCGCTCATCTCTACCGAAGACAAGCAGCTTCGACAAGAGTCGCTCATGTCTGTACAACTACGATGTCTATGCTCGCGTTCTAGTGGGTGCTGCTGAGTCCCTAgccgtgggtgtgtgtgtaacaCTCAGACTTACTAGTCCAGATGGTCTTTTCCTCAACGTGTCCATTCTCCGAGGTGCAACATGAGCTCAACCCCACCCCCGGCCCCAGCCTGTCACAGGCCCCACCGcctggtgcgaagcagcgctagacACGCGTTGCAGCAATGCAGCTTCAGTTATCGGAGCACGACCACGGCCTCAGACTCAGCCCACCCACCGCTCtctgccggtcgccacccgGTGCGTCCCGCTCGGGGTGGCCCAGGCTCCCCGCACCAGTGAACAGCGAGGACCGGGTGCAGtgcgctcgagtcgcgcTGACACCCCACCCATCATGTGGGTGGCGTAGTCCTATCCATCGTCacaggccgctccgacgccacgccatccagagcctgaccgccgacatccgcagcgctACATCGccccacccgcccctccacccctgcgtcgtgggcacttgaccctgccaccgccagaggtggctcggcactggcaggaaTCGGGGTGGGGGCTCCTTGGCTTCTCCTCCCAGAGGGACGGGGGCACTGGACCCTGGATACTGTCCACTGCGGTCTCCCCTCGTCATCAGggcagtggagaggggggatgaaaacaaaaaagagatAACAGAGGGACTGAAACCGGTAGAGACGACAAAGTACACGCCCGAGGTACCGAGGGAGAGCATCGCCTGAACCGGCTTGACGAAACCAGCACCAACGGCGCCGGCTTCATtttcgccgtcgccgcccaccaccagcgcGCGGCTCATATTCCATTTCTTGACCACATCCGTCGACAGTTTGCCGGTGATCTCTGACCCCTCATACAGATTCGGCGTGTTGGCGCGGCTGAGCCCGGTTGCGCGCAGAATGTCGTCAATCCAAACACGCCTACCTGTGTCCATCCACATGGTGCCAGAGGAATCGGACACCTCGGAGGCAAAGTCGCCCGTTATGAGGAAGCGGACGTAGTCCTTCGGGAGTAGCACCTTGACCACCTTTTACAACGATCTCTGGCTCGTGCTTCTTGACCCAGAGGCGCTTGCCCGCCGTGAAGCCGGGCATCATCAAGTTGCCAGTAATGCCGCGTGACTTTAGCACTGCCCTCCCGAGCCCCTCGCACTCGCGGTAGCAACGGCCGCCACACCGAAGAATGCACAGACGCAGTACCTTGTAGCTTCTGTGAAGCAGCGTGGTGCCGTGTGTATGGCCAGACAGACCGATCGCGCGGACACTTCTCATATCCTGGCGCTTCTTGAGCTCGTTCATGGTGCTATTGATGCCCCCTCCACCACGATTCGGGGTCCTACTCATTCTACAGCGGGTGCGGGCTAGACGCTGTGAAAGGGGCGGAGGCACTGTCGACGGCCTGCCCATCGCCCCTCATGAGGGCAATCGTGATGCCCGAGGAACCCAAGTCAATACCGAGGCGCACATGATGATGTCTCAGGATAATTATTGAGAAGAAAACAATGAAAAGAAGGGAATGCGCTCGTGGTGGTGTGTCTACGGATGGTCACcgagaggaaggaaaagggccCTGGCATGGACGTAGATAGACGGAGAGagcacgagagagagcgggagaggagaaaataCCCGCGCGTGATAAGAacgaagaaggaaagaacAAAGCGCAGGGGCGGCAGAAGTCCGACTTAATAGAGGGAAGGCAAGCGAAGAGCCGACCTGCGCGAAGGCAATTGGCGCGTGAGTGCAGCGCACAAAGCGCCCGACGGCACACAGCGGTGGTTCATtttcttcgtgtgtgtgtgtgtgttttgcaGAGCGAGGACAGGCAATAGGCAGAGGAAAgaatggggagagagagaccgccAGAGGACAGGCCTCCGGGGCGGTGCAGTGAGAGGCACGGTGACGAAAAGGACGCCGCTGGGGGACGATAAGCAGAAGTCGGTAGGGTAGCGAAGAGAATGCGCACCTCACGAaccgcctctgctgtgggTTGCCTGCGACAAGCGAGCAGCGTGGAAAAGGCGCAGCACACATGTAAAAGTTAGCCGTAGCTGGCGatcacagcagccgcagcggccgtcGCATCGCTTCTTGGAGTTCGCCCGCTTTAGTATAGTCAAGAAAGAGCGAGGTAGTAAGTGCCTCAGGGAGGATAGTGAAAGACCTTCAGCAAAGGCTCACTAAAACGCCTCCTTTGGCATCAAACCAGAAGAGCGTTGGCGTGAATTGCGAGAGCGCGACGTTCATTCCCGACGCAGTGTCGTCTTGTCTCGCATACATGCAAAGCAGCGAATCCCCAGGTAGAaatgaagaggaggaaaacaaagacaACGCAAGCTGCGCAGAGAAAATCATGCCTCTTGGTGCGAGTGTCGTGCGTGCGCCAAACAGTAAtggcgccgcatcgcctGCAGGACCGAGATAACACCCTCCACCTTGCCTTCCATCAGCGCCTCGTCCAGCAAGGCGATGTTTAAGGTAATACCAGCACCAAAACGAAGGAATTCGAGACAGCGTCGCACGTTGAAGAGCTTCGCAGGCTTTTTGGAAGCGGGTCGCACACAGTCGAGgaatgagcagcggcgccgctccaaTCGCCCAATCAGGTAAGCGAGAACAACGCCGTCGGAGAAGACCAGGCAAGGGTGCTGTAAGGTGAAGGTGGCAGCGTCAACGACAAAAGACtcgtcggcagcggtgtAGCGATACTCGGTTCCCAGCTGCTGGCACAGCCATCCACACAGCCCACCACGGCCTTGCGGTTTCTTTGCGGGTACTGTCTCGCGACGGACACtagcagagctgctgctcgctaATGCCGTGAAAGGAAAGGGGTCCAACGAGCGAGGTCCTACaggtagcagcagcgcactcgGGCGGAGAGCTTCTTTGGCAACAGTGGACGGTGTCTGCATCAGTGAACCTGGTGATGAGAACGATGACGGCGATGTCGTGACAGCCTCACCGTCTGGTGCCCGACTCGAGACCTTGGTAGGTGTGCAGCCTCCTAGCGCGACTGCAGTCTTGTTCAGTGGCGCAGAACGCACATCACGGGGCAGCGTGGTGACCTCCATAGCAGCACGTATGTGCAGAAGGAGATGAAGAATGTGCGCTCGGTCACCTCGGATGATGGCCGCCGTGGAGTCCTTGGACATGAACGACAGCGGCAACTTCTTCGCCAGTGCAGTCTGAAAACTATGCAAGGCGCCAGCGATGttggcagcgcagcaggcgaaGGTGCGGGGATTCGCGAAAAAGGGCGGCACGCCGTGGGACGAGGTCGTcgccttcgccaccgcctccactcCGCTGCGTCGGGcaagcagcacgagcagcacgccgTTGCACAAGAATGGCCACACCGACGGCACACTGATagacgacggcgccaccgGGCGGACTACGAATCCGGACCACTTCGCCATGTACGGCgcggccgtggcggtggGTAGGAGGCACTCGTCCCCGGGTAAGTGGTAGACGGTGCGGTCAGGCAGCGCACCCCACGCGTGCAGAAAACGGCCGCacagcgcctccgcggcggcaAGCTCGGTGGGTGGTGCAGGTGCGTAGTGAGCTGCGTCTGCAGGGGGCTGCCAGCACATGTGCTGCCTCCACAGAGGCAACTCCTCTGGGGCAGGGAGGTAGGTGGAGATGAGGtgcacaaagagagagagcagcgccgtcggAGAGGCGCGCAGGTAAACCTCCTCCGGCGTCATCATCCAAGTAGCGCGAGGCAGCAGCTCTTGCGCCGCGCCTGGGGTACCACGCAAGGCAGCGAGCGCGACCGCGTAGTTCACGCGGACCTCGTCGAATGTGCGTGGGCAACGACATGGAACTGGATCAGAAAGCGGCGGTTCACCGTCTTCTCTAAGGGTCTCGACAAGCTGGCATAGTGCAGTGCCGTTCAAGAGGGCGTCGCTGAAGACGTGTGGCGCCGTCATGGATGCATCCTCGGCCTCCATGACAGAGATGATGTTCATTCGATAGAGGTAGTCCCGCACCGCGCGGCGCACCTCAGCGTCCTGGGGACCCATcgtgcggcgacgccactCGACCGCTGCAGGTGTAGCTGGCGTGGTAGtagcgcgctgctgcatgtCAGCATAGATCTGTCTTACAAGTGGGGTGAAGCGTGTCGGATCTACCAGCGCCCGCGAGGCTCCTGAGAAGGGGGCGAGCAATGCCGCTGTAGCTAAATCACTGAGAGCTGCCGATGAGAAAGCGGCAATGGCTGTGTCATCACCTCCTGTTATCGGCTCCCCAGAAGCAGCTACATGTTTGGCGTGACTCACTGGTGCTTGGACCGGAGAGTTTTGCGCTTGGACTGTTTTGATGGATTGGGATGAGAAGAGGTTTGTGCGAGCAGTGGGCACAACTCCCGTGGTGTCGGTTGATAGCAGGGGTGTGCCGCTGGAGAGCTTCTCCTTCGTTGCCTTGGAGCGCGAGCTGGTACGTGTGCTCGTCGTTCTTGTCACAGTGGACAAAGAGTCATTGTTGTCTGCGTTGGTGGCCTCACCAGCACTGCAGATAAAACCAGGGGAAAACGCTACCCGTGTCGTCGGCGCCGTGGCCAGCGGCGAGAAACAGAAACTTGGCTTCTCGATAGTGCACTTCAGGTCTGGGTAGTGACCGTGACACCTTTCACGCTCTGACTCTACTTTACGGAGGGCGATGCGCTGAAGGCGCGCCTGCGCGTCTGGCGACTGTCTCAGTTCTCCAAGATTCGTCCGCAATTCCTCGATGAGGCTCTGAGCTACCGCGTAGATGTCTGTCATTGTCTCGAACGTGCGCACAGGCGGGGTTGCACATGTGCAACGGATCCTTGTGTGCTCGTGGTGTTCTTTGTGTCAGCGTCCGTGCCTATGTATGCTGTTCAGTGAGTTGTATGCCGGCTTGTCTATCGAGTCTATGCTTTGTTATGGAATCGTGTGAGCTTACGTATGTGGGCATGGACACGTAAGGCGGGGAACGTTGTTGCTGAGTGCGCCAAAGTAGACATGGGCGGGCGGGTACGCCTACAGTTTCGTGTTACGAATAGTGAGATGTACTAAGCCGAGGGGTGCTCTCCTCTCACCCCCAGTGCAATTCGCTTGTTTTCTTGTTCTATGGTCAAACTCGGCTGGGGACGGAAAGAGAGCCCGTGTCCACCCGCTTGTTCTTGGGGCGATTGCTGGTGCTCTTTCTCGCGAccaaaaagagaaaacacacacacagagtgCGAAGGTTTCCGCGAGAAAACAGGAgcgggaaggagaagggaaaggtgAAGACGGAGGGGCGGCTGTTTTCAGGCATCGACGAAGAGTGGGGCGTATcagcgaaggaaaggaaaagctGGCCAGACAGAAGGGTACGGTggtgtatgtgggtgtgggtgtggataGTTCTCCTCTCTCACAGAGCCTTTTCTCTCCAGTTAGTctgaccaccaccaccgccgtcttTCTCGGCGGTGCTCTCCCTCCGAAGAGAATGAGCACGGCACCTTCGCATTCTGCTCAAGAAGACAGGCTCAAGATTCGTCAGCGCACgcctcccaccccaccccttccaTTTCCCCGCGACGCTCACACCTACAGTGGCTACGCGGTTGTCTCACGGTCGTTTCTCCTCTGCTCGGTGACATCGCCACAATGATTACGGCGGGGTGCACTGTCACCGACGCATCACAACGCAAATGGCAAGTCTGGCCAACACAGCACAAACTCGGTCGCCGCCTCATCAAGCCTCGGTTTGACGGAGATACTAAGCGAGAGTGCAGTCCCTGACGTCATCTGTACTCGCACAAACGCAGCGACCGCGTCAGTGATAAGGGGATAGAAAGCAGAAGTGCACTAGTCCCCGTAGCTGTCACATGCCGTGGCAGAGTCGTCCTTCGACCCCGCcgcgctgtcgtcttcctcatCATCTGAGCTGCTCCGCTCCTCGTCGCTAGAGTGAGAGCAAGCACACGAGTTGTCGAAGTTGTAGTCGAAGTGGGACCCGCTCGCCTCGGAGTCGAGCGCAAGCTCATTGATGTTCAGCCGATCATGACGCACCAGCCCACACTTGATGCAATGCAGAGAAGTCTTGTCGACGCTAGTCTGCTCACGCGCGCGCTTACGAAACACTGCCGCCATATTTCTCTTTTGTTGTCCAGAGCGCATCGCGTTAGCGTCCATCGTGGCCAGCTCCACAGCGGATATGCCGACCTTTCCTTCGTGTGACCCCGCACCAAGCTCCCCGTTCAAGTTCTTGACGTTGGCGATAATGCACATCATTTGGTCCTTGAACTCCTCTGGTGTGTCGTTGTTGGCGCGCACTGCCGCCACGACCTGCGCAGCGTACTCTCTCGCGTCCGCGCTCTTGTCCTTAAAGTCGTCGATCCTTTGGAGTGCGATGGTGAGCAAGTTAACAACCTTGTCATCTCGGCCACTGCATGAGGTCGAGGACGACGCCATCGCTCGGTGGCAAGCCGTCAGCAATtatgtgcgtatgtgtaCGCTTTGTGAGCTGGCGTACAAGCAGGAGGTAACAGCgacagaagagaggg belongs to Leishmania braziliensis MHOM/BR/75/M2904 complete genome, chromosome 36 and includes:
- a CDS encoding EIF3-interacting protein-like protein encodes the protein MATNPDIETDIPRDVYQFFRGLNRAVERRDAAAMHELYESQFDALTKNYYMAGHGQFRSWPALRLEQVSSCFRGNRMAELVYSFLFYKHLFMDNRSVRAPDAEGAWRTYSDLFPLLKSYELPNWMLWDIFDEFLYQMTVVYQKVFASEGTWAVPEVSRLLNEVVDNSRLFELMKEPDFLDDIHRGPNTGALSGFYAIVTNSKLNVLLGDYYSALTDLEPLDVYNKGRAVLSRVSPCAVSVFYHIGFSYLMIHRFEDASNAFRRCVTVKLNGRRFSERVQQDAAYMYVCARVLGGMPISNLTSYLDSRKVAAFEDDRESLRTGDEERFRDVFDRCSPKFLTVPPSDGLPVKGSEGRELQARMFRRAVQQQQDIIKLRGYFKVYQNTKMNLLETLLEVDDGYAPLFALKMRSRQLVHDGVTADLLQGVFTSSSEFDCIVQDDNVEVVPSMTFGGIEQKLLNKIKNTQRG
- a CDS encoding putative xylulokinase; translation: MGRPSTVPPPLSQRLARTRCRMSRTPNRGGGGINSTMNELKKRQDMRSVRAIGLSGHTHGTTLLHRSYKVLRLCILRCGGRCYRECEGLGRAVLKSRGITGNLMMPGFTAGKRLWVKKHEPEIVVKGGQGATPEGLRPLPHNGRLCLRGVRFLWHHVDGHR